Below is a window of Tolypothrix bouteillei VB521301 DNA.
CCTTCATTTACGGTTTTAGATAGCACCATTTCCAAACAACTCGTTGATGCAGGAGGAACAAATTTATTGTTGTCCAGTGATGACCCTAGCAACCGTTTGGGAAGAGTCGGTCTTCCCGAAGAACTTCGGATTGCTTTTGACAAGTTAGAGACTTTGCAACAGCAGTGTTTTGCATTACGAACAGCAGCTGTAGTGGGTCAATCGATCGCTCAAGAAGCGATCGCCCTCAAACATTCTATCGAGCAATGGCTATCCACAACTGAGCCCATTCTGAAATCCTGGGGAGCAAAACGTCCTTTAGAGGCTTTTACACGTGCAAAAGTAGAGCTTCCTCCTCTTATAGCAACTGTTTGCTCGGATTTACAACGTTCCGGGAGCCGCAGCAACCCTCCTCCCACACGAAACGTAGTCGCCCTCGCTCAAACTTTATCCCGTCTGGAATCGACACTGATTCGCGAAGGAAGGAGACAAAATGCGTCTGGTCTTGCTGCTTTTGCCTGCATCAGCCCCAAAGGTAAACCTCAAGAACGCCATCTAAGTGTTGCGGAACTGATTGCAACACATGGTTTTGCGATCGTATCCCATCTTTTGCCCATCTCGTGTCCCGATCTTATTGAAACAAGAGTCATAACTGTCCACCATTCATAATTCAGCATATGAAGTTGTCGTTTGCTCGCGTTCCAAACATTGCTCCATATTTCAATAGCTCTGCGTATCACATTGCCTCAGAGATTGCATCAATGAACTACCCCGCCGTATAGACGGACGGGGTTTCTAATTCCCCGTCTGGCTCATGGTTGAGTTTTTGACGCTTCAACTGTCCAAGTTGCTTCATCGAGCCAGTATGCTTACGCTTTTTGGTCGAATCAGTAGAGCTTAGACATCCACAGTCTACGAGGCTAGTCCCTAACCCCGGTTGCCGATTCGTCGCAACGTTGTACATGACCATCACAGAACCTCTATCACGTGGTATTTCAAATCCACAATCTGAGCATACATGGTGACGATTTGACAATTCTGCCCAGTGTTTATGGATTTTCCCACAATTAGGACAACGTTGTGATGGTTTGATTTGTTTGGTAGGAAGTACAAGCATCAAGCCACCCTTTTGTTCTGTTTGGTTTCTGCTGTCTTATTTGCAGTGACCCCTTTCGTTGTGTTTGATATACTCTCGGCTTACGTTGTCTTTTTCTTGATAATGATGCTACTGGCATTAAGATTAAGCCCACTGCAAGCACTTCTGACAACCCTTGTTCCCGATGCTCGTCGCGGTTCTCTCATGAGTTTGGTGGTGGCGATCGGACAAGTAGGCGGTGGGCTTGGGGGTGCGATCGCAGGAGTCGTCTACGCACAAGTTGGTTATTTAGGCAATGCTATCTTATCGGCATTGGCAATAACCGCAACTGGAGTTGTGATTCTGTCGAGTTTATCTGAACCCAGCTTGAAAGAAGATTGC
It encodes the following:
- a CDS encoding zinc ribbon domain-containing protein, with amino-acid sequence MLVLPTKQIKPSQRCPNCGKIHKHWAELSNRHHVCSDCGFEIPRDRGSVMVMYNVATNRQPGLGTSLVDCGCLSSTDSTKKRKHTGSMKQLGQLKRQKLNHEPDGELETPSVYTAG